The stretch of DNA TTCAGCCTCACAGAGCGTCCCGTACATCGAAAGGGACGGCTCCGACCTGCCCCCCGGCGGGAGCGTCGCCTACGTCTTTCAGTACCGCAGCGCCTCGACCAGCAGCGAGAATGCCGACGAGGCGTGGCGCCGGTTGGCGTAGTACAGGTGGTAGCCCTCAAATGTCTTGCGCCACTCGCCCAGGACCTGGATGAGATGTCCCGATGCGATCTGTTCGCTGACGTATGCCTCCGGCAGGAAGGCCAGCCCTAGGCCTGCCACGGCGACATCGCGTATCGGCGCGATGCTGTTGAACACCATCGGCCCGTCAACCTTGACGCGATGCTCCTTGCCCGCCTTCATGAACGTCCAGGGAAACTCCCCGTGCGTGGGCAGCCGCAGGTTAAGACAGGCGTGCGTAACCAGGTCAGGCGGGCGCTTCGGTGCCGCATGCCTGAGGAAATAGGACGGTGCACCGACCACGGCCATGGGAACGTCCGGGCCGATGCGCACCGCGATCATGTCTTTTTGCACCAGCCGGCCGCGCCGTACTCCGGCGTCAAAGCGGCCGCTAACGATGTCCGTCAGGCCATAGTCCGTGGTGATCTCGACCCGGATCTCGGGATAGTCCGGCAGGAAGCGCGCGATGGCTGGCTGCAGCACGCTCTGCACCGCATATTCGTCTGCCGTCAGCCGGATGGTCCCCGCGGGCTTCCCGGCCAGTTCCCCCATCTCCGCGAGGCCGGCATCGATCTCGCCCATCGCAGGACCGATCCGGTTCAGCAGCCGTTCACCGGCTTCGGTCAGCGACACGCTGCGTGTCGTGCGCGAGAATAGTCGCAGGCCCAGGCGCGCCTCCAGCCCTCGGATGGTCTGGCTGAGCGCCGATTGCGACACACCAAGCCGGGCCGCTGCGCGGGTAAAGCTGGAGGCTTCGGCTACCATCAGGAAGGCTGACAGGTCCTTGAGATTGTTGATGTTCATTAAGAATCCCTCCTTATAGCGGTAAGCGGATTCTGCTGGATTATCACAAGGCGTTCCGGCCTCTACCATCCATCGTGTTTCCCCTTCTCACGACTCTGGAGCGATGCCATGTCGAAAGCAGTCAAATTCAGCAACAAGTACTGGGCCGTGGCGGCCGACCTGTACCACCCGGCCGGCTTCGACGCACAGAAGCAATACCCCGCCATCCTGTGCGCCCACCCGATCAGCAGTTGCAAGGAGCAGACCGCCGCGATCTATGCCGAAAAGCTGGCCGCGCTGGGTTACGTTGTGCTGGCATTCGACGCCTCGCACCAGGGCGCGAGTGGCGGCGAGCCTCGCTACCTCGAAGACCCGGCCTCCCGTGTCGAGGATTTCCGCTGCGCGGTGGACTACCTGGTGACGCTGGGCTATGTGGATGAAGCGCGCATCGGCGTGCTGGGGATCTGCGGCGGAGGCGGGTACGCCGTCAATGCCGCGATGACCGAGCGTCGGATCAAGGCGGTGGGCACAGTGGTGGCGGCCAACTACGGCCGCATCATGCGCGAAGGCGACCAGTCCCCGGATGCGGCACTGAAGACGCTTGAAGCGATTGGCAGGCAACGCACTGCCGAGGCCCGCGGCGCGGAGCCGGCGATCGTCACCTATATCCCCGCCTCGGTGGCGGAAAGGGAGAAGGCCGGGATCACCGACATCGATATCGTCGAGGCGGTCGAGTACTACACCACGCCGCGCGGGCAGCAGCCGGGCTCTCCCAACAAGCTGCGCTTCTCCGGGCTACAGGCGGCGGTGGGTTTCGATGCCTTCCACCTGGCTGAACACCTGCTGACCCAGCCGCTGCAGATCGTGGTGGGCAGCAAGCCCGGGGCTTTCGGCTCGCTGCGTGATGGCTACGAACTGTTCAGCCGTGCGCGTTCCGAGCGGAAGAACCTGTTTGTGGTGGAAGGGGCAAGCCATTATGACCTGTACGACCAACCGGAATATGTTGAACAGGCCATGGCAAAGCTCGGGCCGTTCTACCAGGAGAACCTCTGAGATGCCGGCCGCATTCCGACAGGCGGGAGCCTTTGACCGGTTGCATTGACTTGCACCGGTTCCGGGACCACGCTGGCATCCACTGACCCGTCCGAAGGAGACAGATGATGCAGCCTCACAGTGGTTCCGAAGACGGTGTGCCGACCAATCTGCCAGCAGAAGCCACTGCCACCATCGCCTGGCATGTCGCCCGCGTGCGAATGCGCGGGTTGATACAGCGGACACGGAAGCGCTACGCCGCTTGGCCATGCAAGAACCTAGCGGATCCGGTTCGGCAGGGTAGCGGAACACTGTCGATACCTATAGCTGTATCGCGAAATGGGCGGCGGCAAGACGCAGGCAACCTGATCACTATGCCGTACTCGCATCGGCTCAGTACGTTTTTGCCTGACTAAAGGGGAATGCTTACGATCCCTCTGAGCTGGCAAGTTTGCAGCGCGGCCAGTTCGTTAGTTGGGGTGCAGCGAGAACGAAGAACCGACATCACGCCGCTTATGTCGTCCTCTCCGGATGTGGGAGTGAACGGATTTGGTCGTGCAAAAAGGCATCGGCTTCAATTGTTCCTTCGCCCGCAGATTGCCGCGATTGTCGTCGGATCAGCGATGAGCGACCGCCTTTAACTATGGAGCGGCCATTGGAGTGTCTGTCGGCGCAGGCAGGCGAGTGGCGGAAGATGGCCGTTCTCGGCCGTCAGCCCACAGGAAAGCCGCATCTCCGTGACCTTGGGCCAACCCTAGAAGCACGAGTTGGCTGGTGCCGGGAGCAAGAGCTTCCTTTGAATAAGGCTGCACGGCGTTTCAATAGAGGCGGGGACTGCTGCTCCGCTGCGGCCACAATATTGAACCCGCAAGGGCCGCAGTGCGTCGTGTAACGGTTTGCCGCGCGCGTCCTTTCCCAGCGAACGTGCTCCCCGTCGCGGCTAATGGTGATGGGCTAGCTAGGCTGGTCACGGCTAAAAGAAGAACTACGTCACTAGCGGAGTCGACTCGCTTGTCAGGCGGGCAGGCACTAATGCAGAAGCTTGCTGCCGGCTGTAGGCATGGGTTCATTGCACCTACATTCTCGACGCCATAACGCGGGTCAAGGAACTCGTCGCGTCTATTCGGGTGAAGAACTGAGGCGGATGGAATCTGGAAGAGGCGTCTCGAAGGGCATCAAGTGGGACAGGGTCCTGCATTCGTCGCACATCTTTCAGTTCAAGGACAAAAGCTGTTTCTAGGCCTTCCACATAGTCGAAGAACTCAGCCTTCTTCAGGCCAGAGCATTGACCAAACCGTCGCCAGATCTGGCTCGGAGTCAGCGTATGAGTTGCCGCAACCACAGCGCGGCCCACTACGCTACCTACTGGTTGTTTGACATAGAGCCAGACAACGGTCCCGCTGACAACATGCATAGTTCGTCTTCGCAACTCAACGCGCTTTGTTCCAGCCAGGATATTGTTTGCATGCCGCTCGTCGAGCGAAATCAGGACATGGTCATTCGTGCTCATATCCATAAGCCTTTGCAAGAATACTTAGAACTTGATTGCTATCGATAGCTTGAGTGCTGAGTAGCTTAACGGGGGTGCCGCAGTTTAGTTGTCGCAGTGTTTCGCCGTAGACAGGGCGCGGAAGAATATTCAGATTGTCGAACACGGTGACTGTACGAGTGTCTGTCTTTCCGATGGATTCGAGTTGATCTGGCTCGAATACAGACGCGTCCAACTCTGCATGCCCCATAGCATCTCGATCCTGCAGGTAGGAGCGTACTACTCGACCTACGGCAACAATTCCTCCCAACCCTCCTTTTGTCTGGGACTCATAGAAGAACATCAGTGTCCCAACCGCAAATTTCGAGAGCGTCTTTGGGTGGCTGAGGTAGTGGCGCTGCTGATACATCTGCACTCGTGGCTGAGGGAGCAGAGATCCTTGGGGCAGATGCTGGAGAAGGTGTTCGGCAAACTGTCTGCGAACCGGTGTAATGACCCCTTGGCGCCCGCGCAGGCAGAACAAGCCGGGTGCAAGCATGCTTTCGAGCTTCAGGAGTGGAACGTGAGTCCTATTGCCATTCGCAGTGTAGACCTCAATGTGTTGATTGACGCTTCTAAACGCGGGCGAGTCTTGTGGCAAGCGAACTCCTGAGGCTGCGAGTAACGCTTCTCGTTTCTGCTGCCAATTCTTGTCGGTCACTAGCCCATTAATGACAATCTTTTGTAACTGAGCTTGATAGCCGTCGCTGGCAGTAAATCCGAGGGAGTGGGCTTCGGCGCGCATAAGCGATTGCGAAGCTGGAAACCCCAAGCGGATGAGCACGATGGCATCGGAAGGAATTTGTTCATTAAGTTTACTCAACATCAGCCGCGCGCAGTCAGTTGCAGCCGCGGATCGTTCCTCAATGGCCACCATCGCAATGATAGTTTTCTGGTCAATCGTGTGGCGCCAAGTCAAGTAGCCGACAATGCCGTCGTCACTTCGTGCAACGTAGCGGCGGATCGTCTGCGGGGAACTGTCTACCGTTGCCCATTCCGCCAATTGTTGTGACGGGGGGACGTTCCACTTAGACAGCATGGCTCTGATGTCTGCGTCGTCAGTGCTCTGGGCTTCGTTAAACGTTAAGACCCGATCAGGTTTGGTTCCAAACGCTGTGATTTCGACGGGGTGTGGCTCCTGAAGAGTGAACGCCGAAGGAGATAGAACATCAATTCCATACCTGTCTCGAAGATCGCCTGCGGCGCCCAAGATGGTTGCGTCACTCGTTACCAGACCCTCCAGTCCATGGGAGATTGCGGTTGCTAGATGCTTTAGATCGGATCTATCGTTAGGGGTAAGTGCGTTGCGTTGGCTTCTTTCGCGAAATACGAGCGCTTCAAGTTCTGTGGTGAGCTGTTCGGATCCATCCTCGAGTACCGGGTATGCGGGCAGGATCGATGCGAAGTCTTGCATAGGGTCGGTCTTGCCCGGAGGGCAGGACCTTGCCAGTTCGTTGCGAATTTCGGAGCTGATCGCAAGGCTACATACTTGCATTCGCTCCGCGCGAAACAGGTTGACGACATCGTTGCGTCGCTGTCTTCGAGGTCCCAGATCGAACAAGACGTTCATATCCAGGAGATACGTTGGCTTGCCAGTTCCTGCAACGAAATCGAGACCAAGTGGATTCATTGAGCTGATTCCGCTTACACCGAAGAGTTGTGGTGAGGCAAGTTCATGGTTCCGTACCACGATCATGCGCCTCCGCTTACCGCGGCTGCCTCCTCCGGGCTCAACGCGCTGAACATAGAAATTCTGTGCTTCCCAAAACAGATTCGATTCGGATAAATCTTCCGCCACACGCGCTTCAATCGAGACGTACTGGAGATCTGTCAGATGTCGTTTGAGTCTTTCAACAAGCCTTTCACCTAACCCTAATCCGCGGAAGCTTGGGGCGACAAAAACCTGGAGTATCTTTGCCCTTGGCTGTCTAAGGTCAAAGAGTAGATGTCCCGCATATTGACGCTCGTCGCCATTCTCGTTTGCCGCGACAAAGAGGTTTCCTTTGGTCGCGTACTCTAGATAGACCGAACTTGGGAAAAAACCGAGCGCGTCCTTGGCTGAATCGGCCGCGCTTCTAACACGCTCAACGAATGGAACGACATCCTGTCGTTGAGTCAGTATCGATACACCCCTCTGCAAGTTGTCCATGACTCTGCTGTTTGAGTTGTCGCCGATGGAGTGTATCCGGAAGATCACAATTACTAAGCAGGGAACAGTTCCTCGATCGAGCCGTCGGAGCCCTCACCAAATGTGAGTGGACGACACACCTGCATTCATACTGTACATATATACAGCATGAATGCAGGTGTGTCTTCTTTCCAGATGGGTTAGCAGTAAGAGTGCCGGCCTGAGGGCGGCGTGACTGCGGTCGGTTCTTGTCGAGTTGTAGCCCCGCGGGGGGGGGTACCTAACCCATTGAAAAATAAAGGGATACAAGCCAAGTGACGATCAGGGCAGTTCAGAGTTGAGCGAACGAAGTTCAAAGTTGAGTGAATCTCGACAGCTGCGCCCGTCCTCCGGGAAAACCCGCATCCAGCGCCTGTCTTGAAATGCCCCTACCCCGTCCCTATAATTAGCACTCGTCAGGGGTGAGTGCTAACAGCCCTCTGCGACACCTGAACATTTCTGACGGCCGTCGCCTCGGTAGCCGGCCGATTTGTGATCAAAAACTCACTTTGTATCTAGGAGTCCGTATGAATCTGCGTCCTCTGCACGACCGCGTGATCGTGAAGCGTCTGGACAACGAAACCAAGACCGCGTCCGGTATCGTGATTCCCGACAACGCTGCCGAGAAGCCCGATCAAGGCGAAGTGCTGGCAATCGGTCCCGGCAAGAAGGATGACAAGGGCAACAACATCGCCCTGGACGTCAAGGTCGGCGATCGCGTGCTGTTCGGCAAGTATGCCGGCCAGGGCGTGAAGGTGGATGGCCAGGAACTGCTGGTCATGCGCGAAGAAGACATCATGGCCGTGGTCAACAAGTAATCCGTTACTTGTAGCCCCACCCGTACAGATTTCAGGAGATTCAGAACATGGCAGCAAAAGACGTAGTGTTTGGCGACGCCGCCCGTGCCAAGATGGTCGAAGGCGTGAACATCCTCGCCAACGCAGTCAAGGTGACCCTGGGCCCGAAGGGCCGCAACGTGGTGCTGGAGCGCAGCTTCGGCGGCCCGACCGTGACCAAGGACGGCGTGTCCGTGGCCAAGGAAATCGAGCTGAAGGACAAGCTGCAGAACATGGGCGCCCAGATGGTCAAGGAAGTGGCTTCCAAGACCAGCGACAACGCCGGTGACGGTACCACCACCGCAACCGTGCTGGCCCAGTCGATCGTGCGCGAAGGCATGAAGTTCGTCGCCGCCGGCATGAACCCGATGGACCTGAAGCGCGGCATCGACAAGGCTGTCGGCGCCGCCGTGGAAGAGCTGAAGAAGATCAGCAAGCCCACCACCACCAGCAAGGAAATCGCCCAGGTTGGCGCGATCTCGGCCAACAGCGACGCCTCGATCGGCGAGCGCATCGCCGAAGCCATGGACAAGGTCGGCAAGGAAGGCGTGATCACCGTCGAAGACGGCAAGTCGCTGGCCGACGAGCTGGAAGTCGTGGAAGGCATGCAGTTCGACCGCGGCTACCTGTCGCCGTACTTCATCAACAACCCGGAAAAGCAGGTTGTCGCCCTGGACAACCCGTTCGTGCTGCTGTTCGACAAGAAGATCAGCAACATCCGCGACCTGCTGCCGGTGCTGGAGCAAGTGGCCAAGGCTGGCCGCCCGCTGCTGATCATCGCTGAAGACGTCGAAGGCGAAGCCCTGGCGACCCTGGTGGTCAACAACATCCGGGGCATCCTGAAGACCGCCGCCGTCAAGGCCCCGGGCTTCGGCGACCGCCGCAAGGCCATGCTGGAAGACATCGCCATCCTGACCGGCGGCACTGTCATCGCCGAGGAAGTCGGCCTGACGCTGGAAAAGGCGACCCTGAACGACCTGGGCCAGGCCAAGCGCATCGAGATCGGCAAGGAAAACACCATCATCATCGATGGCGCCGGTGACGCTGCTGGCATCGAAGGCCGCGTGAAGCAGATCCGCGCCCAGATCGAAGAAGCGACCTCGGACTACGACCGTGAGAAGCTGCAAGAGCGCGTGGCCAAGCTGGCCGGCGGTGTTGCCGTGATCAAGGTTGGCGCTGCCACCGAAGTCGAAATGAAGGAAAAGAAGGCCCGTGTGGAAGACGCCCTGCACGCCACCCGCGCTGCGGTGGAAGAAGGCATCGTCCCCGGCGGTGGTGTGGCCCTGCTGCGCGCCCGCGCCGCGATCTCGGCACTGACCGGCGACAACGCCGACCAGAACGCCGGTATCAAGATCGTGCTGCGCGCGATGGAAGAGCCGCTGCGCCAGATCGTGCTGAACGCCGGTGAAGAAGCTTCGGTGGTCGTTGCCAAGGTGATCGAAGGCAAGGGCAACTACGGCTACAACGCCGCCTCGGGCGAGTACGGCGACCTGGTCGAAATGGGCGTGCTGGACCCGACCAAGGTCACCCGCACCGCACTGCAGAACGCCGCTTCGGTGGCTTCGCTGATGCTGACCACCGACTGCGCCGTGGCCGAAACGCCGAAGGAAGAGTCGGCTCCGGCAATGCCGGGCGGCATGGGCGGCATGGGCGGCATGGAAGGCATGATGTAATCCATCCCCGGCCAACTGCCCGCGAGGGCAGGCTGCGATGAAAAAACCCCCGCGGGCGCGAGTCCGCGGGGGTTTTTGTTTGGGTCTAGCCGCGCTGCGCTGGATGCCCCGGCACAACCCGCGCCGGCACATGCATGCGCGCGGCCAGCATCGGTACCACCGCCACGGCGTAGGCCGCGGCAACGAGGAAGTAGGTGGATTGCAGGCCGAGCGCCTGCGTACCCCAGCCCCCCAGCGCGATACCAGCCACCTGCGACAGCTGGGTGACGCGGATCTGGGAGTCCTGGTCGTGCATGCCGTGTCTCGCGCAGTCGCCGCCGTTCAGAAATCCACCGTGGCCGACAGCAGCACCGTGCGCGGCGCCGCCAGCGAAAAGCCACCCCATGAGGTCACGCCTGCCCAGTAGTCGCGATCGAACACGTTGAGCACGTTGGCGCGGAACGTGGTGGCCTTGCCGCCGATCCTGGTGGTGTAGCGCGCGCCGACGTCAAAGCGCGTCCAGGCCGGCAGGCTGGCGGTGTTGGCCTGGTTCACGTACTGCCGGCCAGTGTAGAGCATGGCGCCGGTCAGCGTCAGGCCCGGTACCCACGGCAGGTCCCACTCGGCACCGAGGTTGGCCTGCACTTCCGGCACGCCGATCGCGGTCTTGCCGACACTGGCCGCGGTCGGGGATCTGGTGATCTCGCCGTCGATCAGCGTGACGCCGCCAAGCAGGCGCACGCGCGGCACCACTTCACCGAACACGTTGAACTCGAGCCCGCGGTTGCGCTGCTCGCCATTGACGGAGAACACGTTGTTATCGAGCTGCCCGGTGGGCTTGGCGATCTGGAAGGCCGCCAGCGTTGTGGTGAAGCGGCCGATGTCAAATTTGGTGCCGATCTCGTACTGGTCCGCCTTGTATGGCGCAAAGGCTTCGCCGGCGTTGCTGGCCGTGGGCGGCGCCACGTCGCCGCGGCTCAGGCCCTGAATGTAGTTGGCGTAGACCGACCAGTGCTGCGTTGGCTGCACCACCAGGCCCACCATCGGCGTGGTGGCGCTTTCGTCGTAGTAGGTCGAGACCGCGCCGGTGGCCTGGTTGTAGTTGCGTGTCCTGACGCGTTGCTGGCGCAGGCCCAGCGTCAGCAGCACGCGTTCGTCGAGGAAGGACATGGTGTCGGACAGCGCCACGCCGCTCAGGTCGGTGGCGGTGAAGCGCGGCACCGTCGAAGGCGCCTGCAGGTTCTGCGCGGGCTGCGTCACCGGATCGTAGATGTTGGAGGCCACCGGCGTGCCCGAGGTGAACGCGCGGTCGAAGCGCTCGGTATAGGCGCTGGCCTGCAGCGTGACCGCATGCTTGACCGCACCCGTGGCGAAGCGTGCGCGCAAGCCGCCGTCGAAGGTGCCGCGGTCGACCTTGAATTTGTAGAAGGTGGGTGTGCTCAGGGTATCGCCCTGCGCATTGGTGATCATCGGCGTGGTGCCGAAGACCCGGTCGACGCGGCTCCACCCGCCGCCGGCGCTGGCGAACGCCGTCAGTGAATCGTTGATGTCGTACTCGGCATGGAACAGCACCGCTTCCTCGCGGCCCTTGGAGTACTCCCACGGCTGCGTGACATTGCGCCGGCCGTCAGGCGCTCCCGGAACCGCCAGCCCGGGCGAAATCATCAGCGGCCGCCCCGGCGCATCGATGCGCTCCTCCTGCGCCAGCACGTCCAGCGACGCGCGCAGCTGCTTGCCGCGATAGTCCAGCGCGAGGGCCCCCACCGGCGCCTTGCGCGACTGGTTGTCGGCGGTGGTGTCGCCGTTGTAGTAGCTGCCGTTGGCACGGATGCCCCATTCGCGGTCCTCGCCGAAGCGGCGTGCCACGTCCAGGTGACCGCCGAATTGCGTGTCCGACGCGTAGCTGGCGGTGAACCGGGTCAGGTCATCGCCGGCGCGCTTTGGCACGATGTTGATCACGCCGCCGACGCCGCTGTTGGGCGACATGCCGTACAGCAGCGCGGCGGGACCCTTCAGCACCTCGACGCGTTCGGCGTAGTCGGTGAATACGCGGTAGCTGGGTGCAATGCCATACAGGCCGTTGAAGGCGATTTCCCCCGAGTTGGATTCATTGATCGGAAAGCCGCGGATGTAGAACGTGTCGATATTGGCCCCCGCCAGTCCGGTGGCGCGCACCGAGGGGTCCTTGCTGAGCGCCTCGGCCACGGTGGCGGACTGCTGGTTCTGGATCAGTTCGGCGGTGTAGCTGGTCAGGTTGAAGGGCGCCTTCATGATGGTGGTGTCGCCGAGCATGCCGAGCCTGCCGCCGCGGGCGACCTGGCCGCCGGCATACGGCGGCGGGACCTGGTCTGGCTCGGCGCTGGCGCTGACGGTCACCTGCGGCAGGGTCGGCGCTGCCGGCCGGGGTGCGGTGACACCGCCGGACGTGCCAGCCTCCTGCGCGCTGACCGCTTGTAGCTGGAACGTGACCAGCACACCCATCAGCAAATGCGACAGCGCGAGCGGCGGGCACCTGCGCGGGCAGCGCGGCGCAGCAAGACGAGCAAGGCTGGCGCGCACGCGCCCCCGGTGGTTCGTGACTGACATGACAAAACCTCTTTTTGCTACTGATGGAAGTCGGGGAGGGGGCGACGAGCGCAGCTTCGGGGTGCGCCGCAAAAAAGATGGTATTGCAAATGCGAATCGTTATCAACTAAATTGAGTGGAATCCGACCCGATCTGCTGACCCATCAGTGCCGCTGGCGCAGCCGAGGGGAGGGCGCCGCGTGCGCAGGCACCCATGACGACACAAAGGCGCGGCCGCGTCAGACTTCGACCACGCAGCACCAGTCGAAGGACTTGTTCTCCAGCTCGCCGGTACGGCGGCTGACATAGCCGCGCGGGTTGCACACCACGCGCGAGTTGTCGACGCAGTAGTCGAAGCTGGTGTGGGTATGGCCGTGGATCCACAGGTCTGCCTGCGCCACCAGGTCAGGCCGGCGTGACAGGAAGCCGCCGGAGACCAGGTCGTGCGAGAAGCGCGGATCCAGGCTGCCGAGGTCCGGGCCGTGGTGCGTGACCACCACCGTCTTGCCGGCGTAGGGCAGCGCCAGCTGCGCCGACAGCCAGTCGGAGGCGGCCAGGTGGCGTGCCAGTGCGTCCTGCGGCGTGAACTGGCGCATGTGGCCATCGTCGCCGCGGATCTCGATCAGCCGGTGGTCGTACATCGCTTTCGCGCACGCCTGCATCGCCTCGTCGCGCCGGTCGGTGCCGAACAGCGTGTAGTCCGTCCACCACGTCGTGCCGATGACGCGTACGCCGTCGAATTCCGCGACGTCGCCATTGAGCAGGCGCACCTGCGGATGCGCTGCCGCGGCCTCGGCCATCTGCTGGTCGACGGTGTCGAAATTGCTCTCGTAGTACTCGTGGTTGCCCGGCACATAGACCACCGGCTGGCTGAACGTGCCGATGGCCCAGTCGATGCCGTCGCGGCCGTTCGCGATGTCGCCGGCCAGTATCACGAGGTCGGCATCGCACGCGGGCACGGACTGCGGCAGGTTGTGTTCGATGTGGAGGTCGCTCAGGATGCGTAGCTTCATCGGGACTCCAGGCGGGTAGGGCGCGCGCTGCGTGGCCTCGGCGCCGCAGGGGGATTGCCTGCATTCTTCAGAAGCCAGACCGTCCGGTCAAGCCCCGGGATTCGCCCGGCAAAGCAAAAAAGCCCGGAACCTGGGTTCCGGGCAAGTGACTGTCTTGCCGGCATTGCACCGGGAGACAGCCGGGGGAAACTGTCGCGGTTTCCCGGAGGGCTCAACCTGCTTGTCCCGCCATGGTTGGCAGCAGCACGCGATAGATCTGGATGAAGGCCGGCCCCAGCAACACCAGCAGCAAGGACGGAAAGATGGTGAAGATCAGCGGGAACAGCAGCTTCAGCGCAATCTTGGCGGCCTGCTCCTCGGCGCGCATGCGGCGCTTGGTGCGCAGCATGTCAGACAGCACGCGCAGCGACTCGCCCAGGCTGGTGCCGAAGCGGTCGGCCTGGACCAGCATCGACGCAAACTTGTCCACGTCCTCCACGCCGGTGCGCAGCGACAGGTTGGTCAGCGCCTTTTCCTTCGAAAAACCCGAGCGCAGTTCCAGCAGCATCAGCTGCAGTTCATCGGCCAGCACCGGACAGCGCAGCGCCAGCTCGTCGGCCACGCGCATCAGCGCCGCATCCAGGCCGAGGCCGGCTTCGACGCAGACGGTCAGCAGGTCGATCACGTCGGGGAATTCTTCGAAGACGGTGCGCTGGCGTTGGGAGACCTTGCGGGCGAGGACAAGATTCGGCAGGTAATAGCCAATCGCGCCCAGCACCGCCAGCAGCACGAACATCAGCTGCTGGCTTTGCTGGCCGGGCTGGCTGCTGACAGCCAGCAGTCCGAGCATCGGCAGGCCGACCGCCAGTACCGTCTTGGCGCCGAAGTACAGCGGCGCGGCGTTGGCATTGCGCCAGCCGGCATTCATGAAACGCACGCGCAGCTGCGAGTTCTCCCAGCCCTCCTTGGGCAGCGACAGACGCGATACCGGCTGCGCCCACTTCACCAGTTTTTCGATCAGCGCCTGTTGACGACCCTGGTCCGGCTGGAATGTCCCCGCCTGGCCGGCGATCTGTTCGGCCCGGCCGCGGAGCCGGTGGGGCGAGAACACATGGAGCACGCCGAACACCGTGCCGAACGCGGCCACGAAGATCAGCGCGAGCACGATCATCTGGTCGCTCTGGAACCCCTGGAAAATCTCTTGCATGATGGACTCCCCGTCAGTATGGCTGTCCAAGCCCTGCTTCTTCTTGCTACTGCCCCGAGCAACCGCAGCCGGCGCTTCAGACCCGGATGCGGATGATCTTGCGCATCCACAGCACGCCGAAGCTCATCGACACCAGCGCCCCGCCGATCATGCGCAGGCCCAGCGGGTCTTCCCACAGCACGTTCATGAAGCCGGGGTTGACCACCAGGATCAGGCCGGCCGTGCAGAACGGCAGCAGTCCCAGCACCCATGCCGACATCTTGCCTTCGGCCGACAGCACGCGGATCTTGTCGAACAGCTTCAGGCGTTCGCGCACCATGGTGCCGATGGTGTCGAGGATCTCGGCAAGGTTGCCGCCGCTTTCGCGCTGGATCAGTACCGCGATGACAAAGTAGCGCAGGTCGGCCACCGGCACGCGCATGGCCAGGTTGGTCATGGCTTCGTCCAGCGCCACGCCGTAGTTGATCTCTTCGAAGGTGGTGCGGAACTCCGGCCCGATCGGCGCCTTCATCTCCTGCCCGACCATGCTGAGCGCTCCGCTGAACGAGTGCCCGGCGCGCAGGGCGCGGCTGATCATGTCGACCGCATCGGGCAGTTGCGCCTCGAGTTGCTTGAGCCGCTTGGCGCGCAGGCGCACCACATGGAGCACCGGCAGCATCGCAGCCAGCGCCGCGCCAAGCAGAACCAGT from Cupriavidus taiwanensis encodes:
- the groL gene encoding chaperonin GroEL (60 kDa chaperone family; promotes refolding of misfolded polypeptides especially under stressful conditions; forms two stacked rings of heptamers to form a barrel-shaped 14mer; ends can be capped by GroES; misfolded proteins enter the barrel where they are refolded when GroES binds), producing the protein MAAKDVVFGDAARAKMVEGVNILANAVKVTLGPKGRNVVLERSFGGPTVTKDGVSVAKEIELKDKLQNMGAQMVKEVASKTSDNAGDGTTTATVLAQSIVREGMKFVAAGMNPMDLKRGIDKAVGAAVEELKKISKPTTTSKEIAQVGAISANSDASIGERIAEAMDKVGKEGVITVEDGKSLADELEVVEGMQFDRGYLSPYFINNPEKQVVALDNPFVLLFDKKISNIRDLLPVLEQVAKAGRPLLIIAEDVEGEALATLVVNNIRGILKTAAVKAPGFGDRRKAMLEDIAILTGGTVIAEEVGLTLEKATLNDLGQAKRIEIGKENTIIIDGAGDAAGIEGRVKQIRAQIEEATSDYDREKLQERVAKLAGGVAVIKVGAATEVEMKEKKARVEDALHATRAAVEEGIVPGGGVALLRARAAISALTGDNADQNAGIKIVLRAMEEPLRQIVLNAGEEASVVVAKVIEGKGNYGYNAASGEYGDLVEMGVLDPTKVTRTALQNAASVASLMLTTDCAVAETPKEESAPAMPGGMGGMGGMEGMM
- a CDS encoding metallophosphoesterase — protein: MKLRILSDLHIEHNLPQSVPACDADLVILAGDIANGRDGIDWAIGTFSQPVVYVPGNHEYYESNFDTVDQQMAEAAAAHPQVRLLNGDVAEFDGVRVIGTTWWTDYTLFGTDRRDEAMQACAKAMYDHRLIEIRGDDGHMRQFTPQDALARHLAASDWLSAQLALPYAGKTVVVTHHGPDLGSLDPRFSHDLVSGGFLSRRPDLVAQADLWIHGHTHTSFDYCVDNSRVVCNPRGYVSRRTGELENKSFDWCCVVEV
- a CDS encoding type II secretion system F family protein: MQEIFQGFQSDQMIVLALIFVAAFGTVFGVLHVFSPHRLRGRAEQIAGQAGTFQPDQGRQQALIEKLVKWAQPVSRLSLPKEGWENSQLRVRFMNAGWRNANAAPLYFGAKTVLAVGLPMLGLLAVSSQPGQQSQQLMFVLLAVLGAIGYYLPNLVLARKVSQRQRTVFEEFPDVIDLLTVCVEAGLGLDAALMRVADELALRCPVLADELQLMLLELRSGFSKEKALTNLSLRTGVEDVDKFASMLVQADRFGTSLGESLRVLSDMLRTKRRMRAEEQAAKIALKLLFPLIFTIFPSLLLVLLGPAFIQIYRVLLPTMAGQAG
- a CDS encoding TonB-dependent receptor, producing MSVTNHRGRVRASLARLAAPRCPRRCPPLALSHLLMGVLVTFQLQAVSAQEAGTSGGVTAPRPAAPTLPQVTVSASAEPDQVPPPYAGGQVARGGRLGMLGDTTIMKAPFNLTSYTAELIQNQQSATVAEALSKDPSVRATGLAGANIDTFYIRGFPINESNSGEIAFNGLYGIAPSYRVFTDYAERVEVLKGPAALLYGMSPNSGVGGVINIVPKRAGDDLTRFTASYASDTQFGGHLDVARRFGEDREWGIRANGSYYNGDTTADNQSRKAPVGALALDYRGKQLRASLDVLAQEERIDAPGRPLMISPGLAVPGAPDGRRNVTQPWEYSKGREEAVLFHAEYDINDSLTAFASAGGGWSRVDRVFGTTPMITNAQGDTLSTPTFYKFKVDRGTFDGGLRARFATGAVKHAVTLQASAYTERFDRAFTSGTPVASNIYDPVTQPAQNLQAPSTVPRFTATDLSGVALSDTMSFLDERVLLTLGLRQQRVRTRNYNQATGAVSTYYDESATTPMVGLVVQPTQHWSVYANYIQGLSRGDVAPPTASNAGEAFAPYKADQYEIGTKFDIGRFTTTLAAFQIAKPTGQLDNNVFSVNGEQRNRGLEFNVFGEVVPRVRLLGGVTLIDGEITRSPTAASVGKTAIGVPEVQANLGAEWDLPWVPGLTLTGAMLYTGRQYVNQANTASLPAWTRFDVGARYTTRIGGKATTFRANVLNVFDRDYWAGVTSWGGFSLAAPRTVLLSATVDF